The genomic stretch gatACAAACCAATCCATTAATTGTTTATAGCCATTTTTTAATGTCACGTGGTTGCACCTAGCATGTAAAATCTTTATTCTACCCTATAAAGTTTTCAGGATTCCCCCCCCTCCAATCTGTTCATCAGACATGGTTGTGAGTTACTGTACTCGGACCAAACATAGTCCATTTATTTAAGAACAAATAACCcttgtcttttttcttttaAGAAATCCTGAAATTACACTGACTAAATCCATAGTCAGCCGATAATTTGTACTGTATATGACAAACTTGCTTGTAGAGAAGGGCGCCCCCAAATGGTGATCCGGTAAGTAGTCCTGTGAGGAATTTAATTTGTCCAGAGTTGTTTGAATGTAATTTCATACCTTAGTATTTAAAAACTCCAATAAAATGTGCATTATCAGTAAAATCCATCGCACAATTAAGTATAAAAAATGTACGCAATCTACATGTTCGCGGAGGTTAATGGCGTCTATCCTAGGAACTGTGGGGCgcgaagtttttttttctccactcaTTTTCTATTCACTTTCCCCCCGATCTGACCCACTTCATTGCAACCTTTTTATATAGTATTTAAAGTAATGAATGGCATGACATAACTTTAAAGTTTAGCAAGCAATATTAAATTGATGTGCGCTCAAAGGaagttacgtgtgtgtgtgtgtgtgtgtgtgtgtataaaatgtatatatgtttatagAAAGaaattgactattgtataatgAAGGTAATTTGTGAATTAGGCCAACGTGTTTTTGTCAAATTGACCCAAATAAAGACTCATTGCGAATTAAACTGGAATCTATGCACAGACCCTTCCTGTTGctcataaataaaatgtgtttaaaATATTGCTTGAAGGACAAAAAAAAGAGCTGGTACAAAAGCGGAGATCATGTCCAGGCAAAAATATTTGAGTCGTTTTCTTTCCAAAGCCAATTCAAGTGGTGTTAAAATCTTTTATCCACTAAATGCTTTTGATCAGTGTCGGGTGTGAATCAGCTCAGGAGAAAGGGGAACGCGTTTTGTGTATTGGAGCAACATATGCCGCAGACCTAAATATAGAGGATGCATTGTACTTGATGATTAGTTTATGGTCAGTACAATGCTCGTGATCAGACTGTAATAATACTGTGAAAATGGCATCAGGTATCCTTAAAAGGGACAGTTGAAATATTGTACAGCTTGTGGCTTCtcttagcggtatttatacttGCTTTCAGATTAGCGGGTTTTCAGATTGTTTGCCTTTTGTGACCTCTTGTGGCAGACTTATGAACTAAAACGTTCAAAGAATAATTTTCGTCAAATCGACGTCTATTATACTAAATATTACTGCGTGAATGAAAAGAGAACGTAACGCAATTTTCAGCATGAAGCAATACATAAGAACTCGGAGCACTTTTAATGACATTTCTAGTGGATTAATTTTGTTTTACTTCTGCGTTGCAAATGTAGTGCAAACAACTGTGTAGCCAATGGTCTAGATGTGCGCATTTTAAGTTAATTATGTAGCACAACAAACTTTAAAGAGAGAAGGATTTGCATGTCAGTAGACCAATTAGCCATACACGGCACCTTTAAATCTCTGAAAAGAACTTTAAAAGTGCTACTAAATTAGATTAATCTAATTTAGTATACTGTTTTTGTTGTGTAGTCTGCTAGTTGGTAATAAGTGGATTAATAacttaattaaatgaataatgtgAATATTCACCCCTTTTTGAAGTTTTCCCTAAAATTAAATCACTTGCGAAATAACATGTTTGGTATTTAATTTCAAGACTAAAACAGTTCCTAGAATTTCTTCTCTGATTTAATGATTTAATCAGAACTAAAATGCCTTGAAGACTATATATGAATGTTCTGAAACCCTAAGATACGCCCAATAGAGAGAGGTAGTAAAATGTGTGTTTGCCTAAACATTCCATATTTTTCCTCTTAAAATACAAAGTTAAAATGCTCCGCTAGCTATAGAAGAGAACACGAGTAAAGCACTGGTTGTTTAAGCATCAAGTTGTCTGTGAAAAGTGTAATATAAAGTAGGACTACTTGTAACAAAATCACGAATTACGTGTTTAACACCTCGTTTTCAGAATATTTTTATTGTATACGGATGTTCACGTTGTGCAACCTATTCTGACATCTACCCTTACCTTGAACTCGCCTTACTGTGTTATCAAAGTTAAGGGCGGGGTTTGGGGGAGTGTACTATTTAATCTAAGGTGAGCACTCCATGAGTCATTCAAAAAGGTGCGGGAGAGCAGGACAGTACTTTATAATTATTTCAGTACAAGGAAGACCGTTTAACTGTGGACACAAGGCGGACTGACATTACTGTCGGCGTACCCTTATTTGTATAATGCGATCTAGCATCAGAACCCCATCAACGACAGTAGGACTTTCTACACGGATTTTGGAGAAAGGTCCTGGATATCTGAGAAAACAGCTGGAACTGGAAGGGGATGTTAAAAGTCAACGAAGTGCAGTGGAAATGTTGGCAGAGAGTAAATCGAGATACGTGAAATGCCACCAGGTGATCAAGAGCGATCCAATAGATAACACCAACACATACACTGGGGGTACCGATAGATTATCCAATGGAATTCATAAACGCTGTATTAACTATGTTGCACGAGTTAATATGGAAAATCATTACATGCATGTGGAAAATGATGAATCATTTAGGCAAAAAGAAGGCATTGTGCGTCCTAGTAGCTCCAAAAGACAACGACCGGACTCGCTGCTAATTTACAGACAAAAAAGTGAACTCGTGAAAGGCCCAGCGAATGGAACCCCTACTGGCAGTTTGATCAAGAGGCTGTTTCTCAGCTCTAGCAAAGACAAGATGGGTGACCGACCTGAGACGCCAGTGAACTTACCCAATGAAGAAAAACGCACAAAATGCACAGAAACTACAATGCATCGCCAAAGGATCCTGGAGCATAAATCACCGTTCTTCATAAGCGAGGTCCGTAAAGCAGATGGAGAAACTGACATGCATCGGAAAGGCGTTTTTCGCTCGTATTCCGATATAAGTTCAAGATACTCCAAACATGTCTCCGACTTCGAGACCTTTTTCAGGTTTTGCGGACTCGACGCTGATGTTGTTGAATCACTTGGGATGGAGGACTTTTCTCCAAAATCGGATGGAATTTCAGCGAGAATCCGCAGTCTCAGCCAGTCAACTTTAAATGAGGAGTTTACTCAGGAGAGTTGCAAAAGTAACGGGCTTCTCCAGGAGGACCTCGATAAAAGTGTCCCTCAAGGGCTGTCGGTGGTGGAGCGCAATGCGAGAATCATAAAATGGTTATATAGTTGCAGTAATGCCAGGCAGTCGGGAAGGGTATTGCGTGACCTTGACTGAAACCTTTAACTTTTAATATATAACGGCCCAGTAGCGCACTATGAAAGTGAACTATGAACTCAATAACCCCATTAAGGTAAAAACTCACTGCGGTTCATTTAGGTGTGTTTATGTATTTTGTTATACTTCGACTGTTAATTTAGTTTTTACATTGACAACTTGAAGTTCACTGTCGTAACATATGCCAGTTCTAGCGCATCGCGGTCAATGTGTATTCGTCTGCATTGGCTCCTGTTTTAGACGACTCATAGTtgacattttattattactttgtCTTTTGAGAACAAGATTTGTCACGCAGTGTAAAATGTGCAATGTTAGTTTTATTTaggtaataaataaattaattacaaGTATTGGGGTTAAACTTATGGTTAATGTTGCTTGAATGCACCTGGGGAAATGTATGGATTTTTCTTTCTAAATGAGTGGTTTGGTAgttcatgcatccatccattttccaaacctacttatcttactgggtcgcggggggtccggagcctatcccggaagcaatgggcacgaggcagggaacaacccaggatagggggccagcccatcgcagggcacactcactcaccattcacaaacacatgcacacctacgggcaatttagaaactccaattagcctcagcatgtttttggactgtgggggaaaccggagtacccggaggaaaccccacgacgacatggggagaacatgcaaactccacacacatgtgacccaggcagagactcgatcccgggtcccagaggtgtgaggcaacagtgctaaccactgttcgGTAGTTCACCTCAGGTTAAATACTTTTCTCTTTTCAGCACTGAAGGGAAGTTCATGAACAATGCTGATTTGATTTGTGCATGCAACCCACAATTTTTTCTCAACACCACACCACAGGATATGTGGGTATATTCAAATTAACCAAACAATCAATCAAGTTACTTTAGATGCCACCAGAATGTCAGTCTCCGTAGATTTATCAATAACACTGAGACTATATGGAAGACCTATGTATAATGTCCATTTATGAGTTATTGAATGAGAACAGCAAATCTATCCTAGTATATAACTCTCCCTGGGATGAAACCTGTAGATCCACATGAACCAACTATGTctccttcattaaaataattaatttgttGTGTAATATTCAAAGAGAAACTCTCAATGACCTTGATGCAAGTTAATTCCCACTGTTAAACTGCATCAAACAGCACCTTCACAAACGCCAAGTAATAAGGATAAGGAGCACAACAGTGCCAGTAAGAACTCAAAGCAAATATACATGTTCAGATAATGttttaatatgtgtgtgtgtgatacattttagacttatttatttatgaaattACAGCAATATATTCTGATTGTAATGTAATCTGATTTTACAATATAAAAACACTTCTAaggaaatggctgaaacaggttTTTTCAATTTTtgctgtacatttcagtcatgaCGGTTCAGCCTTACAGAACAATACTGACGTTTGCTGATACATGAACTTATTGGCCATTTAAAAATGAGTAGGTCAGCTAAACACAGAGTGGAATTTAGGTTACATAAATCTTCTTAACTTGACCAGTGTTATGATCTTACTCTGTAATACTGGGGATTACGGCTGAATAGAAGCCTAAGAAATATTTtaagtatgctgtaaaagatTTCTTAAAGGGGTAATTAATCACTGTGGAATTCAAATATCCCAGAATGCTTTTCCTGCAGTTggacaaaaaatattttaaatgaacaACACGGCATTGTATGGTTTAAAGTAGTAAATCTATGACTAGTAAATCCAATTAAAATGTTCTATTTTTCTACACATTACACTTTTTCCTAAAGGTTGTTTTGAAACACATGACTCTTCTCAATAAGGACTGAACAAACATTACAGAACCATAATGCAAATAAATAGTTGTCTGGTCATTCCTTTCTCTATTTAAATTTAGCTTGGAGTCACCAGGGAAGTTGTTCTTTATATATTAACCATTGTACTATTCTTAATCATTGTtaaaccgttttcacatgttGTAAGAAAGAAAACAATTACATGGAGTAGTTTTTCAGGCTGCATAAAGGTTCCTGATCTGTGGATCGTAAGGCAGGAAAAACAAATGCTTCAAATCAGTTTCTGTGACCGACAAGCTGCAAGAATTATTACCTATTGAGCACTAGCTGGTGCAGCTTTGCCATCTAGGTTCTATATCACAGTACAGTACAATGCAGGATACAATAATCATTATTACTGTCCTGGagtaaaaaatgacaaataagCAAAACCTCATCGTCAATACCAGTGTTCTAATTTCTTTCATTCTGATTCTTTAAATATGAAAGGTATAATGATTTTGGTTTTAGTATTCTCACAAAATGAATGTTTGAGGGCTGTAAtaagctatccatccatccattttccaaaccacttatccttctagGTAGCAGTCCAGAGCCtaacccggaagcaatgggcacgaggcagggaacaacccaggatggggggccagcccatcgcagggcacactcacacaccattcactcacacatgcactcctacgggcaattttgtaactccaattagcttcagcatgttaaACTATTTCAACATTTTAAAGTCCAAAGACATCTAGGACTGTTacgaaatttaaaataaatatgtacaAATTTTAAAAACCAATAGCAGCACCTATCCAGGTATAATTCTATTTTAGCCCCTCCCACCTTTCAGAAACACCCTCTCGGCTCCGCCTCCTAATTTCAGCCAGCCTTCCCTTGGCCCTGGCCGTCCACTGGATGCTGGGGATTTTGGATTCTATCAGGTTGGTGTACCTTGATGAGTCCTCCTCTGCACCAGTCCAGGAGGAACACCTGTCCGGCTGTAGCATGGCATCAACACTGGCATCGCCCACCACGCCGGTCCCCTCGCTGAGATGTGCTGCTTCCCCGCTTTCCGTCTTGCCCACCCTCTTGGCGGGTGTGATCTGCCTCATCGACATGGTAATACTGTCCCAGAGGCAGTGACCCCTTTCAATAtagcttttctttctttccctaTCTTTCTGCTTTTTGCTGGACCTTTTGAAAGACAAAGGCCATAATAATTACCACTTCAGCATATCCAGCAGTAGTTCATTCATTGAACTTTCCTTCTAATCGCCTTCCACGTATTCGCAGGAAGGAACATAGACCAATAACTTTTTAACATTAATGACACTGTACTTGAGAATTACAGATACGAGAGGTTGCAGATTTGGGCAAATTAAGCACATAACCTAACATCTAGTTGCCtatttttatgcttttatttaaAAGTATGGCTCCCGTTCTAAGCATTTTTTTCATCTTCTCAAGAATTAACTTTGAATTTAAACATTTTCATGTGTATATCAAAACTAATGCCTAAACTACACTATTTTCTAtcaaagtaaaatattaaactaTTAAACCATTAATTAATTAGGATGCGTCTTTCCCAAATGCAGGTTTAGTGGTAACAGGGTAGCGTTAGTAGTTAGGATTTACCCCTTTCCGTTTTCTGAAGCGGCACCTGTCAGGAGTGTATGCTCATCTTCATCTTTAAACAGAGATTTcttgtttttctctctcttggacttagattttttgcttttGATCTGCTGTTATAAAAGGAACAATAACCGAGGTAAGGACAACATATTTTGGTAAGTCTATAATCCACCGTTTAATGTAACAAAATTCTAAGGCACCATTTGGCAGTACTCCTGTATTTCTGTAATACAAACATTACTCCAATGGCTGCCTATCAGATTTCCTGTTTTCATGTTTCCCAGCTCAATCTgtatatatatttcattttctacctgtgtgtttctgtggcaTTTCCAGTTACCGTTGCCATTCGTAATAATCCTCTTAATGTGAACCTCTCCTTTGGGATTAAACATCAACTGCATCGATGGCTATGCACGTGTGATATTGTTTCATGGTAGCATGCTGACCAGGGTGTACCCTACTCTTTTTTTTtagttgtttgttttgttttgttgcatCTAATTTCTTACAAAGGTCTAAAAAGAAGAGGAAACAATCCCGCAGCAGCAACAAACATCGCAAAAATTTGGAGAGAAGCCATGTGGGAAGTGACAACTTTTAACAAAATGTTTATAGGGAAAAGTCAacagacattttgttaaaaaatatttttagaaaATGCTTGTATGTCAACAAGCTGGGAACATCACGAAAGTGCAGGCTTGTTTACCTTTGACCCGGAACTTGCGATTTCCTCCTTACCATCTGGATCTTTATACTAGAAACAAAGGCCATTGAATAACTGGTAAGGAACAGCAGCGTATATACAAATACCGCAACGCAGACATCTTCCTGTAGACCAAGAAAACTATTTCTGGAACTGACAAATGACTAAACTTTGAATATCTACTGGAAGAAAGGGAATTTCATATTGTTGAGGTCATGTTTTTTACAAGTCAAACACCATCTGCATATATATGTGCCATTAACAAATTTAAAACAtacattttctttataaatatatacaccTAAAGTCTAAATTGTAATTAAAACAAACGTTCCAGAAGTACTTACTATAGTCACTTATTAGAATTCTAAAACTTTTTAGTTTTAAAACAATGTTGTTATATTTACATGAACCTATATTTAGATAACAACATTTTTTGCAAAAGTTTATCTATTTGTAGTTTAAGTTGGAGGAGATTTCGCTGGATCTGAAGACTGGGTGAGGTCTATTCTGTCTCTCAGTGAATCGGGGTTTTTCCATAGCTTGTTGTTGTGTTATCCTGGATCATTTCGACATGATCAAACACACAGCGTGGCCATCAGCACTTCATCAGACCACTTAAATGTCCGCAAAACACTTCTCTCATGCCGTCTATGTGCCTGACTGTTAGGACCAGGAAACAAGCGGCTTGAGAACAACTTGGCTGGGTTTTATTTCACCCACACATCTAAATTCTCCCGTAAAATGGATATTATTGTTGCCTGATACCGTCAATTGCAATATTGTGTTctaatagttttattaataaaacaaCTTTATTTGCATCTACTCTGATCACACCTCCGGAGCATTCGTTTGTAAAATATTTGGACTCTAGCCAGTCAGTGTCTGGCCAGGGCTGAAAAGTATCTAATTTGATTATTAGTAAATATTTTCTCTTTCGTGGTTTTGCTTTCTGGTTAAATATTCCAAGTTAAAAAGAAATCATTTGACTTTAAAGTCAATGTTTGATTTCGGTTCCACTGAATACATTCTATTGTAGTCTAAATCAAAAAAACTAATTGTAAAACAATTAAGTTAAGACTAAGTTAAGTACTCTTTTAGCTATTGTAAATTGACGGAAATAAAAAGGATTTCTGAATttcgagagaaaaaaaaaaaaaaacctacataGCCAACGTTCAGCCATCACATTTTCACTGATCACGGCAGTAGGTTTAGTATTGGTATACGCAAGTGAAAATGCAGTTATGTCAACTTTTACTTACTCCTCAAATGGCAGCATTCAGAAAACGTGTCTATGCCACTGACTTTCTTACCTTGAAAGTGCGCCGGTGACTGCACGACATGTCGTCTTCTTCCGATGCATAGTCTATCAACACTTTGCTTTTATGCTTCTTGAACATATTTCTTGTACCACTTTTTATATAAGTATTTCAAGTAAAACGCTGGTGTACTACGGTCGCGAAACTGAATTCAGGCTCATAAAGGTTTGCAGCATTGAGATGGCAAGTGTCTCTGCTGCCCGAACAATAAAAATTTCGCCCCTGCGAGATTACATAGAGCTTGGAAACTTTCGGGAAAAAAGACCTTTTAAATCTTTCTTCTCACATGATCAGGGGGCGGTGATACTTGCGTTGAACTCGGCTAATACTGAAAACGATGAGTTGtccgactttttttttttttttaacctggaGATACAAGATACCTGTGACCTTTATATACTTGTCAAAACTCAGTCACCCAAGTCTTCGATCGGCAGGACAGTTAAGGGGATTCCGCTATCTTTCCCATGACAGACTTGAGAAGTTGAAAAAGGTGTGCATGAAATACTGATAATTAATTAAATCACTCTAGTGGATTTGACCTGTTTTAAACTTTTACAGTGTACTGTATGAAATGTTTAGTTTTTACGTAAATTTTGACATTTGTCAACGCAAATGtaatagtttattttttaaataaaaaaaatatatatttatagatatttttttgTCCAGCAAATTTGATGCTCATTATTCGATGATATTTCCCCCACAACAAAGAAAAGAGCCGTCTTTACGCTTTTATTTTTAGCAGCATTTTGTGCCACTTGTTCGACGACATCATTTCTTATATGAGGCACTGTCTGAAACCAGCATCAGAGTGTCTACAAACCTCTCGGTGATCATACATGCATCTAATCTTAGTCTGCTTCATGTCATTGTGTAGTACATCCGTTTTTATTTATCTCTCTGGATCATTTAAGTGAAAATTCAGCCATTACCTGCTTATTTTAAAGTGTACGGTTGAGATTTGGTCAATTAACTGTGTGTCTTCACTTTTAAGGAGCCACCCTTTTAAGGTCATTTCATCTCCCATTTGAAGGACTCCatacatatgtatatttttCTGAATTTGGGAAATCTAGGTTTTAACTCTGAAATAGGTGTTTTGAAGTGATATCACAGGTAAATTGGGCattggattttttattttttttattttgtgaccATATTTTTGTTAGAGATTTTTTACCAAAGAACAAAGTGGGAGAGAACAGAACACATTCCACCCCCAGCTGCAGATCATGGAGCCAGCTCTGAATCGTAGAACCAGACGAGTTGTTAATCCGGGCCGCAGAGAGTTCCAGCAGAAGCAAATCAAGAAAGGTGGACTTCCAGACAGAGGGAATGGCACGATCAGGAGACTTCCAATGAGAGGATAATAACAACTTGGCCGCTAAGGAGGCAGACAGCAGAAGCCTCTGCtggaagcgagagagagagagaagagaagtccAGGAGAAGAAGGACCACGGGAGACAGGGTGATAGGAGAGGAAAGAACTGAAGAGAGAGATCTGGCCACGTAATCCCAAAGAGCAGCCACTggaggacagtcccagaacatatggagaaaggtaccagggacctggaggggacaaagatgacacaaggggtcaggctctaagcccatgagatggcgtttcctgggagtggggtataatctgtgaacaaacttaaattgtgtttgctggtgattgggatttttagaacagtttttaatattatgaaaaataatgctccAAGATAAGACAGGGTGGGAGAGAGctccccctgccagacagaaaTTATGGGGAGAGGTTTATGAGAGTTTTATTTGCAGAGGCGGGAATATAGACTGGACACGGGCTTAGAAACAGGAGAAAAGGACAGAGCAAATCTGCACAGCGGGTGAAGTGGAAGAGGTGAGGAGAAGGAGATATTACAGGCCCTAAGCATGGACCTCAGCTGGAGGTAGAAAAGATATGAAGAAGAGGGAAGATTAATTGTGACCTTAAGAGACTGGAACGATTTGAGACCCGAGCTATCAAAAATGTCACCCAGGGTGGAGATACCTGACTGAGACCACAGTGAGGAAGAGATGGGGCAGCCTCCAATGTTCAGGACAGGATTGTGGAGCAACGGAACACTGGGGTGCCATTTTGGGAAGGGGCCCAACAGTTTCTCAACCCTTCTCCATGTGCGAAGGGCCTGACAGATAATCGGACCGACGGAGGCagagatggatttgaatttaacaGGGAGGAAGGGAAGCGAGGCTAGACGATGGGGGAGAACATATTCTGCTTCGATA from Brienomyrus brachyistius isolate T26 chromosome 14, BBRACH_0.4, whole genome shotgun sequence encodes the following:
- the LOC125707218 gene encoding protein FAM110C-like, whose amino-acid sequence is MRSSIRTPSTTVGLSTRILEKGPGYLRKQLELEGDVKSQRSAVEMLAESKSRYVKCHQVIKSDPIDNTNTYTGGTDRLSNGIHKRCINYVARVNMENHYMHVENDESFRQKEGIVRPSSSKRQRPDSLLIYRQKSELVKGPANGTPTGSLIKRLFLSSSKDKMGDRPETPVNLPNEEKRTKCTETTMHRQRILEHKSPFFISEVRKADGETDMHRKGVFRSYSDISSRYSKHVSDFETFFRFCGLDADVVESLGMEDFSPKSDGISARIRSLSQSTLNEEFTQESCKSNGLLQEDLDKSVPQGLSVVERNARIIKWLYSCSNARQSGRVLRDLD
- the LOC125707959 gene encoding uncharacterized protein LOC125707959 isoform X2, producing MFKKHKSKVLIDYASEEDDMSCSHRRTFKYKDPDGKEEIASSGSKIKSKKSKSKREKNKKSLFKDEDEHTLLTGAASENGKGSSKKQKDRERKKSYIERGHCLWDSITMSMRQITPAKRVGKTESGEAAHLSEGTGVVGDASVDAMLQPDRCSSWTGAEEDSSRYTNLIESKIPSIQWTARAKGRLAEIRRRSREGVSERWEGLK
- the LOC125707959 gene encoding uncharacterized protein LOC125707959 isoform X1 encodes the protein MFKKHKSKVLIDYASEEDDMSCSHRRTFKYKDPDGKEEIASSGSKQIKSKKSKSKREKNKKSLFKDEDEHTLLTGAASENGKGSSKKQKDRERKKSYIERGHCLWDSITMSMRQITPAKRVGKTESGEAAHLSEGTGVVGDASVDAMLQPDRCSSWTGAEEDSSRYTNLIESKIPSIQWTARAKGRLAEIRRRSREGVSERWEGLK